TTTAAATATGTAAATAATAATAAATCTATGCTTACAACACCAGGAGATAATAAATTATTAAGTGTTATAAGAAGTATATATGGGAAAGAAATTTGTGAGAATTTAATAGAGGTAAATTATGAGTGTAAATATTTTAAGATAAGTGGGTATATAGGAAATAACAATATCTATAGATCTAATAAAAATTTACAACACGTATATATAAATAAAAGATTTGTAAAAAGTAAGATAGTTTTAGATGCTATAAGTGAAGCGTATAAAGGTATTATACCTATTAATAAACATTCAATATGTTTTATACAGTTGACTATAAATCCAGCTAATATAGATGTAAATATACATCCAACAAAGCTTGAAGTTAAATTTGAAAATGAAAAGGAAATGTATATTGAACTTAGAGATATACTAAGAAAAACTTTACTCTCAGTATCATTAATAGGAAAGTATGAGACATATGATAAAAAAGATACTACTAAAAATATCTTAGTAAAAGAAAATAACAGTCAAGGTAAAGACATCTATGAAAATAAAGCGTCTTATGATATAAAAGTAATTGAGAAAAATTACGAAAAGCCAATAGATTCATTTATGTCATTTAATGATATTATAAAAAGTGAAAATAACACAGAAAAAGATAAAAAAAATATATATGAGAAAAAATCAACAGCTAATATAAATGAATTAGATAATATAAAAATAATAAAAGAAGATTCTAGTTCTGAATATATAATAGAAGGTAATATTAGCTTAGAAAATTCTTTTTCTATTGAAGATATAGAAAATTTAGATAAAGAAAAAGAATATCAAGAAAGCTTATATAATCAGGATAATGAGTATGAAGAAAATAATTTAAATTATAAGTATAGTAGTGAATATATAAATAAAGATGAATATAGCAGTAAATTTACAAAAGAAATAGGAAAAATAGAGGACAATATTCAAGAACAATTTTTTAAAGATTCTCCATCTAATAAGTTTTCATTAGCAGGATATAATGTTATAGGAACAATATTTGATACCTATATAATATTATCTAAAGGAAATTCAATGTATCTACTTGATCAACATGCAGCACATGAGAAGATACTTTATGAAAGATATATGGATAAGTTCTATAAATCTAGTATAAATATGCAAATGTTACTAGATCCTATAGTACTTGAATTATCTAATATAGATATGTTACATGTTGAAAATAATTTAGATATATTCATGAAATTTGGTTTTGAAATTGAATTATTTGGTAACAATCACATAATGATAAGATGTGTACCAACTATATTCGGTGTTCCTGAATCTGAAAAATTTATACTACAAATAATAGATAATATAGAAGAAATAAAAAATAACTATGAGCTAAAAGGAGAAAAATTTGCATCTATGGCGTGTAGAGCTGCTATAAAAGCAAATGACAGAATTCAAAGTATGGAAATAAAAAGTTTACTTAATGAACTTGAAACTTGTGAAAATCCTTTTACATGTCCTCATGGTAGACCAACAATAGTAGAAATAACGAAAACTGAAATAGAAAAAATGTTCAAACGAATTATGTAGTTTAGAGAGGATTAATATGAAAAAGATTCCAATTATAATACTTACAGGACCAACAGCAGTTGGAAAAACTAACTTATCAATAGACCTTGCAAAAGAACTAAATGCTGAAATTATATCTGCAGATTCTATGCAAATATATAAATATATGGATATAGGTAGTGCTAAGGTAACAGAAGAAGAAACGCAAGGAGTAAAACACTATTTAGTAGATGAAGTAACTCCAGATTATGTATTTTCAGTTTCT
The Romboutsia ilealis genome window above contains:
- the mutL gene encoding DNA mismatch repair endonuclease MutL, whose product is MNRINILDDLTINKIAAGEVVERPSSVVKELIENSVDAGSTKVVIDIQDGGKKLIRITDNGCGIASSEVDKSFLRHATSKIKNIDDLYDLYSLGFRGEALASISAVSKLEMITKTKDEPIGTKVIVEGGHIISKEPVGAHNGTTIIIKDIFFNTPARQKFLKSTHAETINISDLINKLAIGNPHVQFKYVNNNKSMLTTPGDNKLLSVIRSIYGKEICENLIEVNYECKYFKISGYIGNNNIYRSNKNLQHVYINKRFVKSKIVLDAISEAYKGIIPINKHSICFIQLTINPANIDVNIHPTKLEVKFENEKEMYIELRDILRKTLLSVSLIGKYETYDKKDTTKNILVKENNSQGKDIYENKASYDIKVIEKNYEKPIDSFMSFNDIIKSENNTEKDKKNIYEKKSTANINELDNIKIIKEDSSSEYIIEGNISLENSFSIEDIENLDKEKEYQESLYNQDNEYEENNLNYKYSSEYINKDEYSSKFTKEIGKIEDNIQEQFFKDSPSNKFSLAGYNVIGTIFDTYIILSKGNSMYLLDQHAAHEKILYERYMDKFYKSSINMQMLLDPIVLELSNIDMLHVENNLDIFMKFGFEIELFGNNHIMIRCVPTIFGVPESEKFILQIIDNIEEIKNNYELKGEKFASMACRAAIKANDRIQSMEIKSLLNELETCENPFTCPHGRPTIVEITKTEIEKMFKRIM